A genomic stretch from Thermoanaerobaculia bacterium includes:
- a CDS encoding peptidase M48: protein FAVTRSQGGSLPGRAHFVELGGKVFALYGLAVAERWPEVAGAIDATLASFAPLTDPARLAAQPQRIDVVELPEAMSFDQFLARFPSTAPEATVALVNGVEDPARLLAAGTLLKRIVGRNFGDAP, encoded by the coding sequence ACTTCGCCGTCACCCGTTCGCAGGGCGGATCCCTGCCGGGCCGCGCGCACTTCGTCGAGCTCGGCGGCAAGGTCTTCGCGCTCTACGGCCTGGCGGTTGCCGAGCGCTGGCCGGAAGTCGCCGGCGCCATCGACGCGACCCTCGCGAGCTTCGCGCCGCTCACCGACCCCGCCCGCCTCGCCGCGCAGCCCCAGAGGATCGACGTCGTCGAGCTGCCTGAGGCGATGAGCTTCGACCAGTTTCTCGCCCGCTTCCCGAGCACGGCGCCAGAGGCGACAGTCGCCCTGGTCAACGGGGTGGAGGACCCCGCCCGCCTCCTTGCCGCGGGTACTCTGCTGAAGCGCATCGTCGGCCGCAATTTCGGCGACGCTCCGTAG